A DNA window from Onthophagus taurus isolate NC chromosome 1, IU_Otau_3.0, whole genome shotgun sequence contains the following coding sequences:
- the LOC111419759 gene encoding putative leucine-rich repeat-containing protein DDB_G0290503 isoform X1 encodes MKIICTTVVDYFRRKFLDPNAQDGGAMGGHINIGRKGPQKLNIAPYLRQLTKSLTRLDSKSKARCNCSELVINGRALHYVVKVDDRSASLHFYTDIMGMKVLRNEEVKVKECKCDQPYQSKTVVGYGLEDNYFCLQLTYDCKNQVKQMKGNECIGITVIASQALEQARKLNWPIHSYNMLEAPDGLKVYVIDSPLPRKSDPIVKISLACTNLTCSLHFWHSMLGLTLFQHCKVEKRAQISFRSDEVLIELHQVDVSINRGQSADRIVFSCPLEQLYLIQSRVSQEFQGRVVIPLTKQEHDGLQFLILADPDGHEVCFVDDLRFRQISRLDPEVRKELGEICAKSCFEEDVKASTPISIPGFCTNNQLERDESKSREGSSHDSFYSVICDSKPSCRKKSDDKSESSTTASNSSKVMPEKSEKRHRRSKKIKSHDWEEKQKNKSYSAENAITESILLNYLKGRDVTKAEIKPKNVFEQNSIVAKPIDKFEQHITVVVKTDQPGKNDVTDEVKITKDEKNVSGQQSTSSILTPISKQTASIQEESFGHFPKSPISEKNSPAEVVNEIIQKITNFSEFNDGEEGSQRKAKSPKGSKSLIKPRVVYTAHSASKSIFQNESLDTNVSIESSNILENESCKKRNLSPKSSKNSPSKGYADRNKMNKNEKKTKEICTTIAEPISSSCCTSKSVIDKTDVNDTKEKLKKEEMLTVEMARLLEIERKKDVEKKKELELQQKKIEQQRRELEKEKIKFEQERLKAVEKEMKKIEMEKQKLLEERQKIDQEKQRDIEREKELLRRERKRMQQELERKKETMEKERQKKMLEIENERLKQREAEREKTRKRLIQATKPPEENIYINPTSRVGYVTVETINPITSNTSKTILSENFSDDVTYKTITELLQNAVKKLEDIPTNDGVIITNERNKKERPKSVPKGLSKSQKKHVQIMREHATNSKKNNGSPKANKHKVHVSKARSMTKTRKRGDLSSSSSSMHTSKTRQLTKQLRKISESISERPSWKSSIYSSPSNQVKIPTKIPMLHKYFQNKNNNEDKNTQVINQNVTEINVAKTEIIEKINKTVINEGTQDDGAVRVDKEIQEALDEGENVNNNETILNEKSSINDCVNDIMKNPERNILDFLNELNEEKDQGNNCDKLTKEKMEKKIIQEAISRVTSYNTMGVFQNISNIIAANIISTANIHEMLKKSSENINLKFDNDINPIEDLEARLKILEKKVPEIKNNMKREERKSPKQKPKESRKLKEHHAGKYEKTTLSPNCSVYYQQVERAIKESMCNKRPTPRPRFNGLSPEERIQNFLVKREEMRRLGQPIPSIRLCQRPSPTLYPTPKIYQKPSPTLYQQPIPTLYQQHSPTLYQQPSHTLYEQPSPTLCQQPSPILYRQLSSKLYSEPSPKLQPQPSPTKISSRVPLRVGPELSLEEIQKMTQTASRTYSNVGTSYPKRTFIIPRNQTELEIKCPKIELSRISLGVMTDYDTADNGKKNKISPYLQDKLDEIYEDVKENDSRSYNEKKNVIFIDNNNSSSNDEFLERTQSTSNLSTKNEKCVNVSNEETECSENVYPGNECSENEYPENVFPENVVSQKPIPVSNPEIIKSEIEIPVKLPIKKIESNATKLTETSSGKSSQLSNCDKWIQALNQKTLEILKQSAHAVGNIKREAVRESTLALNRSKKNISSLSSVEENGDDYVTAKLKSFRAMLPRYKNTTQIARHINYFANKSPPKQIKPDTSKYYDNDDNLPYNLKTVSSEYSEEEIKFVNFSDYPEKETSGLKLNAEQKLGRMTKNRNIKYVHPEQNCYGPQLSQNQAAAEFKKRLSILQNQQTKFKRYSPYSQFAAMRNLSPIDTRNVYRDYGYRI; translated from the coding sequence atgaaaattatttgtacAACGGTCGTAGACTACTTCAGAAGGAAGTTTTTGGATCCGAATGCTCAAGATGGAGGAGCAATGGGTGGTCACATCAATATCGGCAGGAAAGGTCCGCAGAAACTTAACATCGCTCCATATCTTAGACAGCTGACCAAATCATTGACTAGGTTAGATTCTAAATCGAAAGCTCGATGTAATTGCAGCGAATTGGTCATCAACGGACGCGCTCTGCATTATGTGGTAAAAGTCGATGATAGGAGTGCGTCGTTACACTTTTATACCGATATAATGGGAATGAAAGTATTAAGAAACGAAGAAGTTAAAGTGAAAGAGTGCAAATGTGATCAACCGTATCAAAGTAAAACCGTGGTGGGTTATGGATTAgaagataattatttttgtctGCAATTAACTTACGATTGCAAAAATCAGGTTAAGCAGATGAAAGGGAACGAATGTATCGGAATAACGGTGATTGCATCTCAAGCGTTGGAACAAGCTAGAAAATTGAATTGGCCCATTCATTCTTATAATATGCTGGAAGCACCAGATGGTTTAAAAGTTTACGTAATTGATAGTCCGTTGCCGCGTAAAAGCGACCCCATAGTAAAAATTTCTCTAGCGTGCACAAACTTAACGTGTTCGTTGCATTTTTGGCACAGTATGCTTGGATTGACTTTATTCCAACATTGCAAAGTAGAGAAACGTGCGCAAATTTCGTTTCGATCCGACGAAGTCTTAATAGAGCTCCATCAAGTTGATGTGAGTATTAATCGAGGCCAATCCGCGGATAGAATCGTTTTTTCATGCCCACTCGAAcaattgtatttaattcaaagTCGGGTTTCGCAAGAATTTCAAGGAAGGGTGGTCATTCCTTTGACTAAACAAGAACACGATGGGTTGCAATTTCTTATATTAGCTGACCCCGATGGGCATGAAGTGTGTTTTGTTGATGATTTAAGATTTAGGCAAATTTCAAGGTTAGATCCTGAGGTGAGGAAGGAATTGGGTGAGATTTGCGCGAAAAGTTGCTTTGAAGAGGATGTTAAGGCGAGTACTCCTATTTCAATTCCGGGATTTTGTACTAATAACCAATTAGAAAGGGATGAGTCTAAATCGCGCGAGGGATCATCTCATGACTCGTTTTATTCGGTTATTTGTGATAGTAAGCCGTCTTGTAGGAAGAAATCTGATGATAAATCTGAAAGTTCAACGACTGCGTCGAATAGTTCAAAGGTAATGCCGGAAAAATCGGAGAAAAGACATAGAAGGAGTAAGAAGATTAAAAGTCATGATTGGgaagagaaacagaaaaataaatcttattctGCTGAAAATGCCATCACTGAAAGTATTcttttgaattatttgaaaGGAAGGGATGTAACGAAAGCAGAAATTAagccaaaaaatgtttttgagcAAAACTCGATTGTTGCAAAACCAATTGATAAATTCGAACAACATATAACGGTGGTGGTAAAAACGGATCAACCTGGAAAAAATGATGTTACTGATGAAGTGAAGATTACGAAGGATGAAAAGAATGTTTCTGGTCAACAATCGACCTCGTCAATTTTGACCCCAATATCTAAACAGACGGCTTCAATTCAAGAAGAATCTTTTGGACATTTTCCCAAATCACCAATAAGCGAAAAAAATTCACCTGCGGAAGTTGTAAATGAAATTATCCAAAAGATTACCAATTTTTCTGAATTTAATGATGGGGAAGAAGGTAGCCAAAGAAAAGCAAAGTCTCCAAAGGGAAGTAAATCGCTAATTAAACCGAGGGTTGTGTATACAGCACATTCTGCTTCAAAATCgatatttcaaaatgaatCACTTGATACAAATGTTTCTATAGAATCGTCAAATATCTTGGAAAATGAATCTTGCAAAAAACGGAATTTGTCGCCAAAATCAAGTAAAAATTCGCCATCAAAAGGTTATGCGgatagaaataaaatgaacaagaatgaaaagaaaacaaaagaaatCTGCACCACTATCGCAGAaccaatttcttcttcttgttgCACAAGTAAATCTGTTATAGATAAAACGGATGTTAATGACACCAAAGAAAAACTGAAGAAGGAGGAAATGTTAACAGTTGAAATGGCACGATTATTAGAAATAGAACGTAAGAAGgatgttgaaaagaaaaaagagtTAGAACTGCAACAGAAGAAAATCGAACAACAAAGGAGGGAGTTGGAAAaggagaaaattaaatttgagcAAGAAAGGTTGAAAGCGgtagaaaaagaaatgaaaaaaattgagatgGAGAAGCAAAAATTACTCGAGGAGAGGCAAAAAATCGATCAAGAAAAGCAGCGCGATATTGAGAGAGAAAAAGAATTGTTGAGAAGGGAAAGAAAACGAATGCAACAAGAATTAGAACGAAAAAAAGAAACCATGGAGAAGGAGAGGCAAAAAAAGATGttagaaattgaaaatgagCGGCTGAAACAACGAGAGGCTGAGAGGGAGAAAACAAGAAAACGACTTATCCAAGCAACAAAACCAccagaagaaaatatttacattaatcCAACCTCAAGAGTGGGTTATGTTACTGTTGAAACAATTAATCCCATTACTTCGAATACTTCAAAAACGATACTTTCCGAAAACTTCAGTGATGACGTAACATACAAAACAATCACGGAATTATTGCAAAATGCggttaaaaaattagaagacaTTCCCACCAATGACGGAGTAATTATAACAAACGAACGAAACAAAAAGGAACGACCCAAATCAGTACCAAAAGGATTGAGTAAATCGCAAAAGAAACACGTACAAATAATGCGGGAACAcgcaacaaattcaaaaaaaaataatggatCCCCGAAAGCTAATAAACATAAAGTTCACGTTTCAAAAGCTCGCAGTATGACGAAAACGAGGAAAAGGGGGGATTTATCATCGTCTTCGTCATCGATGCATACATCAAAAACGAGGCAATTAACCAAACAGTTAAGGAAAATTTCTGAGTCGATTTCGGAGAGGCCATCGTGGAAAAGCAGCATTTATTCTTCGCCTAGTAATCAAGTTAAAATTCCGACGAAGATTCCAATgcttcataaatattttcagaataaaaataataatgaagataaaaatactcaagttattaatcaaaatgtaACTGAAATTAATGTAGCTAAAAcagaaattattgaaaaaattaataaaacggtTATTAATGAGGGTACGCAAGATGATGGGGCAGTTCGCGTTGATAAAGAGATTCAAGAAGCTTTGGATGAAGGTGagaatgtaaataataatgaaacgattttgaatgaaaaatcATCTATTAACGATTGTGTTAATGATATTATGAAAAATCCAGAACGAAAtattctcgattttttaaatgagttGAATGAAGAAAAAGACCAAGGAAATAATTGTGATAAACTCACAAAAGAAAAgatggaaaagaaaataattcaagAAGCGATCTCTCGGGTTACCTCTTACAACACAATGggtgtttttcaaaatatctccAACATAATCGCTGCCAATATAATATCAACAGCGAATATTCACGAAATGTTAAAGAAATCatcagaaaatattaatttaaaatttgataatgatATAAATCCAATTGAAGATCTTGAAGCGAGACTgaaaattttagagaaaaaagtacccgaaattaaaaataatatgaagaGAGAAGAGAGAAAATCGCCAAAACAAAAACCGAAAGAATCTCGGAAATTAAAAGAACATCATGCTGGGAAGTATGAGAAGACAACTTTATCACCGAATTGTAGTGTTTATTACCAACAAGTTGAGAGGGCTATTAAAGAATCGATGTGTAATAAACGCCCAACTCCACGGCCAAGATTTAATGGGTTAAGCCCTGAGGAAcgcattcaaaattttttggtgAAACGCGAAGAAATGAGGAGGTTGGGACAACCAATTCCAAGTATTCGGTTGTGTCAGCGACCATCTCCTACGTTGTATCCAACTCCTAAGATTTATCAGAAACCATCTCCTACGTTGTACCAACAACCAATTCCTACGTTGTATCAACAACATTCTCCTACGTTGTATCAACAACCATCTCATACGTTGTATGAACAACCATCTCCTACGTTGTGTCAACAACCATCACCAATTTTGTATCGACAATTATCGTCTAAGTTATATTCAGAACCATCACCTAAATTACAGCCACAACCTTCACCAACAAAGATATCATCACGAGTACCTTTAAGGGTGGGCCCAGAACTTTCATTAgaggaaattcaaaaaatgacTCAAACTGCATCAAGAACTTATTCGAATGTGGGAACTTCTTACCCAAAGCGAACATTTATCATTCCTCGGAATCAAACTGAATTGGAAATTAAATGTCCTAAAATAGAATTGTCAAGAATCAGTTTGGGGGTGATGACTGATTATGACACAGCggataatggaaaaaaaaataaaatatctccTTATTTACAAGACAAGTTGGATGAAATTTATGAAgatgttaaagaaaatgattCGAGATCTtataatgaaaagaaaaatgtgatttttattgataataataattcaagtAGTAACGATGAGTTTTTAGAACGTACTCAAAGCACATCGAATTTGTCCACAAAGAACGAGAAATGTGTTAATGTTAGTAACGAAGAAACTGAATGTTCAGAAAATGTTTATCCAGGAAATGAGTGTTCAGAAAATGAGTATccagaaaatgtttttcctGAAAATGTGGTTTCACAAAAACCAATTCCGGTTTCAAAtccagaaataattaaatccgAGATTGAGATTCCTGTTAAgttaccaataaaaaaaatcgaatcaaATGCAACGAAATTAACCGAAACCAGCAGTGGAAAATCAAGTCAATTAAGTAATTGTGATAAATGGATTCAAGCTTTGAATCAAAAAACCCTTGAGATTCTAAAACAATCTGCCCACGCCGTAGGAAACATAAAAAGAGAAGCAGTAAGAGAATCAACACTAGCATTAAAtagatctaaaaaaaatatttccagtTTAAGTAGTGTAGAAGAAAACGGTGATGATTACGTAACAGCAAAGTTAAAATCGTTTAGGGCGATGCTTCCCCGTTATAAAAATACCACTCAAATCGCACGCCACATTAATTATTTCGCGAATAAATCACCacctaaacaaattaaacccGATACATCCAAGTATTATGATAACGATGATAACTTACCATATAATCTTAAAACGGTATCTTCGGAATACTccgaagaagaaattaaatttgttaatttttcgGATTACCCAGAAAAAgaaacttccggtttgaaattgAACGCGGAACAAAAATTAGGAAGAATGAcgaaaaatagaaatataaaGTACGTTCACCCTGAACAAAATTGTTACGGTCCTCAATTATCTCAAAATCAGGCAGCTGCGGAATTTAAAAAACGCTTATCGATATTGCAAAATCAACAAACGAAATTTAAGAGGTATTCGCCGTATTCTCAATTTGCCGCGATGCGAAATTTATCGCCGATTGATACAAGAAATGTTTATAGAGATTATGGATATaggatttaa
- the LOC111419759 gene encoding girdin-like isoform X2 → MKIICTTVVDYFRRKFLDPNAQDGGAMGGHINIGRKGPQKLNIAPYLRQLTKSLTRLDSKSKARCNCSELVINGRALHYVVKVDDRSASLHFYTDIMGMKVLRNEEVKVKECKCDQPYQSKTVVGYGLEDNYFCLQLTYDCKNQVKQMKGNECIGITVIASQALEQARKLNWPIHSYNMLEAPDGLKVYVIDSPLPRKSDPIVKISLACTNLTCSLHFWHSMLGLTLFQHCKVEKRAQISFRSDEVLIELHQVDVSINRGQSADRIVFSCPLEQLYLIQSRVSQEFQGRVVIPLTKQEHDGLQFLILADPDGHEVCFVDDLRFRQISRLDPEVRKELGEICAKSCFEEDVKASTPISIPGFCTNNQLERDESKSREGSSHDSFYSVICDSKPSCRKKSDDKSESSTTASNSSKVMPEKSEKRHRRSKKIKSHDWEEKQKNKSYSAENAITESILLNYLKGRDVTKAEIKPKNVFEQNSIVAKPIDKFEQHITVVVKTDQPGKNDVTDEVKITKDEKNVSGQQSTSSILTPISKQTASIQEESFGHFPKSPISEKNSPAEVVNEIIQKITNFSEFNDGEEGSQRKAKSPKGSKSLIKPRVVYTAHSASKSIFQNESLDTNVSIESSNILENESCKKRNLSPKSSKNSPSKGYADRNKMNKNEKKTKEICTTIAEPISSSCCTSKSVIDKTDVNDTKEKLKKEEMLTVEMARLLEIERKKDVEKKKELELQQKKIEQQRRELEKEKIKFEQERLKAVEKEMKKIEMEKQKLLEERQKIDQEKQRDIEREKELLRRERKRMQQELERKKETMEKERQKKMLEIENERLKQREAEREKTRKRLIQATKPPEENIYINPTSRVGYVTVETINPITSNTSKTILSENFSDDVTYKTITELLQNAVKKLEDIPTNDGVIITNERNKKERPKSVPKGLSKSQKKHVQIMREHATNSKKNNGSPKANKHKVHVSKARSMTKTRKRGDLSSSSSSMHTSKTRQLTKQLRKISESISERPSWKSSIYSSPSNQVKIPTKIPMLHKYFQNKNNNEDKNTQVINQNVTEINVAKTEIIEKINKTVINEGTQDDGAVRVDKEIQEALDEGENVNNNETILNEKSSINDCVNDIMKNPERNILDFLNELNEEKDQGNNCDKLTKEKMEKKIIQEAISRVTSYNTMGVFQNISNIIAANIISTANIHEMLKKSSENINLKFDNDINPIEDLEARLKILEKKVPEIKNNMKREERKSPKQKPKESRKLKEHHAGKYEKTTLSPNCSVYYQQVERAIKESMCNKRPTPRPRFNGLSPEERIQNFLVKREEMRRLGQPIPSIRLCQRPSPTLYPTPKIYQKPSPTLYQQPIPTLYQQHSPTLYQQPSHTLYEQPSPTLCQQPSPILYRQLSSKLYSEPSPKLQPQPSPTKISSRVPLRVGPELSLEEIQKMTQTASRTYSNVGTSYPKRTFIIPRNQTELEIKCPKIELSRISLGVMTDYDTADNGKKNKISPYLQDKLDEIYEDVKENDSRSYNEKKNVIFIDNNNSSSNDEFLERTQSTSNLSTKNEKCVNVSNEETECSENVYPGNECSENEYPENVFPENVVSQKPIPVSNPEIIKSEIEIPVKLPIKKIESNATKLTETSSGKSSQLSNCDKWIQALNQKTLEILKQSAHAVGNIKREAFK, encoded by the exons atgaaaattatttgtacAACGGTCGTAGACTACTTCAGAAGGAAGTTTTTGGATCCGAATGCTCAAGATGGAGGAGCAATGGGTGGTCACATCAATATCGGCAGGAAAGGTCCGCAGAAACTTAACATCGCTCCATATCTTAGACAGCTGACCAAATCATTGACTAGGTTAGATTCTAAATCGAAAGCTCGATGTAATTGCAGCGAATTGGTCATCAACGGACGCGCTCTGCATTATGTGGTAAAAGTCGATGATAGGAGTGCGTCGTTACACTTTTATACCGATATAATGGGAATGAAAGTATTAAGAAACGAAGAAGTTAAAGTGAAAGAGTGCAAATGTGATCAACCGTATCAAAGTAAAACCGTGGTGGGTTATGGATTAgaagataattatttttgtctGCAATTAACTTACGATTGCAAAAATCAGGTTAAGCAGATGAAAGGGAACGAATGTATCGGAATAACGGTGATTGCATCTCAAGCGTTGGAACAAGCTAGAAAATTGAATTGGCCCATTCATTCTTATAATATGCTGGAAGCACCAGATGGTTTAAAAGTTTACGTAATTGATAGTCCGTTGCCGCGTAAAAGCGACCCCATAGTAAAAATTTCTCTAGCGTGCACAAACTTAACGTGTTCGTTGCATTTTTGGCACAGTATGCTTGGATTGACTTTATTCCAACATTGCAAAGTAGAGAAACGTGCGCAAATTTCGTTTCGATCCGACGAAGTCTTAATAGAGCTCCATCAAGTTGATGTGAGTATTAATCGAGGCCAATCCGCGGATAGAATCGTTTTTTCATGCCCACTCGAAcaattgtatttaattcaaagTCGGGTTTCGCAAGAATTTCAAGGAAGGGTGGTCATTCCTTTGACTAAACAAGAACACGATGGGTTGCAATTTCTTATATTAGCTGACCCCGATGGGCATGAAGTGTGTTTTGTTGATGATTTAAGATTTAGGCAAATTTCAAGGTTAGATCCTGAGGTGAGGAAGGAATTGGGTGAGATTTGCGCGAAAAGTTGCTTTGAAGAGGATGTTAAGGCGAGTACTCCTATTTCAATTCCGGGATTTTGTACTAATAACCAATTAGAAAGGGATGAGTCTAAATCGCGCGAGGGATCATCTCATGACTCGTTTTATTCGGTTATTTGTGATAGTAAGCCGTCTTGTAGGAAGAAATCTGATGATAAATCTGAAAGTTCAACGACTGCGTCGAATAGTTCAAAGGTAATGCCGGAAAAATCGGAGAAAAGACATAGAAGGAGTAAGAAGATTAAAAGTCATGATTGGgaagagaaacagaaaaataaatcttattctGCTGAAAATGCCATCACTGAAAGTATTcttttgaattatttgaaaGGAAGGGATGTAACGAAAGCAGAAATTAagccaaaaaatgtttttgagcAAAACTCGATTGTTGCAAAACCAATTGATAAATTCGAACAACATATAACGGTGGTGGTAAAAACGGATCAACCTGGAAAAAATGATGTTACTGATGAAGTGAAGATTACGAAGGATGAAAAGAATGTTTCTGGTCAACAATCGACCTCGTCAATTTTGACCCCAATATCTAAACAGACGGCTTCAATTCAAGAAGAATCTTTTGGACATTTTCCCAAATCACCAATAAGCGAAAAAAATTCACCTGCGGAAGTTGTAAATGAAATTATCCAAAAGATTACCAATTTTTCTGAATTTAATGATGGGGAAGAAGGTAGCCAAAGAAAAGCAAAGTCTCCAAAGGGAAGTAAATCGCTAATTAAACCGAGGGTTGTGTATACAGCACATTCTGCTTCAAAATCgatatttcaaaatgaatCACTTGATACAAATGTTTCTATAGAATCGTCAAATATCTTGGAAAATGAATCTTGCAAAAAACGGAATTTGTCGCCAAAATCAAGTAAAAATTCGCCATCAAAAGGTTATGCGgatagaaataaaatgaacaagaatgaaaagaaaacaaaagaaatCTGCACCACTATCGCAGAaccaatttcttcttcttgttgCACAAGTAAATCTGTTATAGATAAAACGGATGTTAATGACACCAAAGAAAAACTGAAGAAGGAGGAAATGTTAACAGTTGAAATGGCACGATTATTAGAAATAGAACGTAAGAAGgatgttgaaaagaaaaaagagtTAGAACTGCAACAGAAGAAAATCGAACAACAAAGGAGGGAGTTGGAAAaggagaaaattaaatttgagcAAGAAAGGTTGAAAGCGgtagaaaaagaaatgaaaaaaattgagatgGAGAAGCAAAAATTACTCGAGGAGAGGCAAAAAATCGATCAAGAAAAGCAGCGCGATATTGAGAGAGAAAAAGAATTGTTGAGAAGGGAAAGAAAACGAATGCAACAAGAATTAGAACGAAAAAAAGAAACCATGGAGAAGGAGAGGCAAAAAAAGATGttagaaattgaaaatgagCGGCTGAAACAACGAGAGGCTGAGAGGGAGAAAACAAGAAAACGACTTATCCAAGCAACAAAACCAccagaagaaaatatttacattaatcCAACCTCAAGAGTGGGTTATGTTACTGTTGAAACAATTAATCCCATTACTTCGAATACTTCAAAAACGATACTTTCCGAAAACTTCAGTGATGACGTAACATACAAAACAATCACGGAATTATTGCAAAATGCggttaaaaaattagaagacaTTCCCACCAATGACGGAGTAATTATAACAAACGAACGAAACAAAAAGGAACGACCCAAATCAGTACCAAAAGGATTGAGTAAATCGCAAAAGAAACACGTACAAATAATGCGGGAACAcgcaacaaattcaaaaaaaaataatggatCCCCGAAAGCTAATAAACATAAAGTTCACGTTTCAAAAGCTCGCAGTATGACGAAAACGAGGAAAAGGGGGGATTTATCATCGTCTTCGTCATCGATGCATACATCAAAAACGAGGCAATTAACCAAACAGTTAAGGAAAATTTCTGAGTCGATTTCGGAGAGGCCATCGTGGAAAAGCAGCATTTATTCTTCGCCTAGTAATCAAGTTAAAATTCCGACGAAGATTCCAATgcttcataaatattttcagaataaaaataataatgaagataaaaatactcaagttattaatcaaaatgtaACTGAAATTAATGTAGCTAAAAcagaaattattgaaaaaattaataaaacggtTATTAATGAGGGTACGCAAGATGATGGGGCAGTTCGCGTTGATAAAGAGATTCAAGAAGCTTTGGATGAAGGTGagaatgtaaataataatgaaacgattttgaatgaaaaatcATCTATTAACGATTGTGTTAATGATATTATGAAAAATCCAGAACGAAAtattctcgattttttaaatgagttGAATGAAGAAAAAGACCAAGGAAATAATTGTGATAAACTCACAAAAGAAAAgatggaaaagaaaataattcaagAAGCGATCTCTCGGGTTACCTCTTACAACACAATGggtgtttttcaaaatatctccAACATAATCGCTGCCAATATAATATCAACAGCGAATATTCACGAAATGTTAAAGAAATCatcagaaaatattaatttaaaatttgataatgatATAAATCCAATTGAAGATCTTGAAGCGAGACTgaaaattttagagaaaaaagtacccgaaattaaaaataatatgaagaGAGAAGAGAGAAAATCGCCAAAACAAAAACCGAAAGAATCTCGGAAATTAAAAGAACATCATGCTGGGAAGTATGAGAAGACAACTTTATCACCGAATTGTAGTGTTTATTACCAACAAGTTGAGAGGGCTATTAAAGAATCGATGTGTAATAAACGCCCAACTCCACGGCCAAGATTTAATGGGTTAAGCCCTGAGGAAcgcattcaaaattttttggtgAAACGCGAAGAAATGAGGAGGTTGGGACAACCAATTCCAAGTATTCGGTTGTGTCAGCGACCATCTCCTACGTTGTATCCAACTCCTAAGATTTATCAGAAACCATCTCCTACGTTGTACCAACAACCAATTCCTACGTTGTATCAACAACATTCTCCTACGTTGTATCAACAACCATCTCATACGTTGTATGAACAACCATCTCCTACGTTGTGTCAACAACCATCACCAATTTTGTATCGACAATTATCGTCTAAGTTATATTCAGAACCATCACCTAAATTACAGCCACAACCTTCACCAACAAAGATATCATCACGAGTACCTTTAAGGGTGGGCCCAGAACTTTCATTAgaggaaattcaaaaaatgacTCAAACTGCATCAAGAACTTATTCGAATGTGGGAACTTCTTACCCAAAGCGAACATTTATCATTCCTCGGAATCAAACTGAATTGGAAATTAAATGTCCTAAAATAGAATTGTCAAGAATCAGTTTGGGGGTGATGACTGATTATGACACAGCggataatggaaaaaaaaataaaatatctccTTATTTACAAGACAAGTTGGATGAAATTTATGAAgatgttaaagaaaatgattCGAGATCTtataatgaaaagaaaaatgtgatttttattgataataataattcaagtAGTAACGATGAGTTTTTAGAACGTACTCAAAGCACATCGAATTTGTCCACAAAGAACGAGAAATGTGTTAATGTTAGTAACGAAGAAACTGAATGTTCAGAAAATGTTTATCCAGGAAATGAGTGTTCAGAAAATGAGTATccagaaaatgtttttcctGAAAATGTGGTTTCACAAAAACCAATTCCGGTTTCAAAtccagaaataattaaatccgAGATTGAGATTCCTGTTAAgttaccaataaaaaaaatcgaatcaaATGCAACGAAATTAACCGAAACCAGCAGTGGAAAATCAAGTCAATTAAGTAATTGTGATAAATGGATTCAAGCTTTGAATCAAAAAACCCTTGAGATTCTAAAACAATCTGCCCACGCCGTAGGAAACATAAAAAGAGAAGCA tTTAAGTAG